From the genome of Mugil cephalus isolate CIBA_MC_2020 chromosome 2, CIBA_Mcephalus_1.1, whole genome shotgun sequence, one region includes:
- the LOC125004577 gene encoding bMERB domain-containing protein 1-like isoform X2, translating to MSISVNDDLYECTDVIRGVQEVCRVSAEADVVSMADSTITVDDIEGELFKIERIRDVLVRRESELRYIRMDDIQLCKEITRLKKELHKLVSVPDNDKSNEDRQKEEELLQQIHKLVETRDFLVDDVEFERLREKEEDKEMADFLKSKFPRNMKTGVPTRRATTRAQQTSSPFTKTGITLLKECCGFTCSIM from the exons ATGAGCATTTCTGTGAATGATGATTTGTATGAATGTACTGATGTGATAAGAGGGGTACAGGAAGTTTGCAGAGTCTCTG CAGAGGCCGACGTGGTGTCCATGGCTGACTCCACCATCACTGTGGATGACATTGAGGGGGAGCTCTTTAAGATTGAGAGGATCAGGGATGTCCTGGTCAGGAGGGAGTCAGAGCTCAGATACAT CAGGATGGATGACATTCAACTGTGTAAAGAGATTACTCGTCTGAAGAAGGAGCTGCACAAATTAGTGTCAGTACCAG ATAATGACAAGTCCAATGAGGATCGGCAGAAGGAAGAAGAACTTCTGCAGCAGATCCACAAACTGGTCGAGACAAGAGACTTCCTGGTGGACGATGTGGAGTTTGAACGACTCAG ggagaaagaagaagataaagaaatgGCAGATTTTCTGAAGTCCAAATTCCCAAGAAATATGAAGACAG GTGTACCAACCAGAAGGGCCACAACCAGGGCTCAGCAGACATCTTCACCTTTCACCAAGACGGGCATCACCCTCCTAAAGGAATGCTGTGGCTTCACGTGCTCCATCATGTAG
- the LOC125004577 gene encoding bMERB domain-containing protein 1-like isoform X4, protein MSISVNDDLYECTDVIRGVQEVCRVSAEADVVSMADSTITVDDIEGELFKIERIRDVLVRRESELRYMMDDIQLCKEITRLKKELHKLVSVPDNDKSNEDRQKEEELLQQIHKLVETRDFLVDDVEFERLREKEEDKEMADFLKSKFPRNMKTGVPTRRATTRAQQTSSPFTKTGITLLKECCGFTCSIM, encoded by the exons ATGAGCATTTCTGTGAATGATGATTTGTATGAATGTACTGATGTGATAAGAGGGGTACAGGAAGTTTGCAGAGTCTCTG CAGAGGCCGACGTGGTGTCCATGGCTGACTCCACCATCACTGTGGATGACATTGAGGGGGAGCTCTTTAAGATTGAGAGGATCAGGGATGTCCTGGTCAGGAGGGAGTCAGAGCTCAGATACAT GATGGATGACATTCAACTGTGTAAAGAGATTACTCGTCTGAAGAAGGAGCTGCACAAATTAGTGTCAGTACCAG ATAATGACAAGTCCAATGAGGATCGGCAGAAGGAAGAAGAACTTCTGCAGCAGATCCACAAACTGGTCGAGACAAGAGACTTCCTGGTGGACGATGTGGAGTTTGAACGACTCAG ggagaaagaagaagataaagaaatgGCAGATTTTCTGAAGTCCAAATTCCCAAGAAATATGAAGACAG GTGTACCAACCAGAAGGGCCACAACCAGGGCTCAGCAGACATCTTCACCTTTCACCAAGACGGGCATCACCCTCCTAAAGGAATGCTGTGGCTTCACGTGCTCCATCATGTAG
- the si:dkey-45d16.4 gene encoding trichohyalin, whose product MERVVVEMPINNGFSIACPSMTPRKRQVRFSARHDIILLREVIAQNPFASKEPGRIWARVGEIITAALQEENFEVDARRCRERTMLLLDYYKKQDFPSLRRFGTERLYAQKEDLLHEVLELEAEKGLLASGEGAKYQDDERRNRAIDELSLLEQDKPNITLTQTPAEPEESREEMAEISAAPTAKQPCQCCCQTYSEILSFLEKRSEAEQRLREEELALRREELEIQRSKIALERERLGAERKERERRFELESQERQVILDLLKEKVLKG is encoded by the exons ATGGAACGGGTAGTGGTGGAAATGCCGATCAACAACG GTTTTTCCATCGCCTGCCCTTCCATGACACCACGAAAGCGCCAGGTGCGTTTTTCAGCGCGCCATGACATCATCCTTCTGCGAGAGGTTATCGCCCAAAACCCTTTTGCCTCAAAAGAGCCAg GACGGATCTGGGCCCGTGTGGGTGAGATTATCACCGCAGCTCTCCAAGAGGAAAACTTTGAGGTGGATGCCAGGAGATGTAGGGAGAGGACCATGCTGCTGCTAGACTACTACAAGAAACAAGACTTCCCCAGTCTGCGGAG GTTTGGAACAGAGAGGTTGTACGCCCAAAAGGAGGATCTCCTTCATGAGGTTTTGGAGCTGGAAGCTGAGAAGGGACTCCTGGCCAGCGGTGAAGGCGCAAAGTACCAG GACGATGAGCGAAGAAATCGAGCCATAGATGAGCTGTCTCTGCTAGAACAGGATAAACCCAACATCACCCTCACACAAACGCCTGCAG AACCAGAAGAAAGTCGTGAGGAAATGGCAGAGATTTCAGCGGCGCCCACAGCCAAGCAGCCCTGCCAGTGTTGCTGCCAGACCTACTCTGAGATTCTCAGCTTTCTGGAGAAGCGTTCGGAGGCAGAGCAGCGGCTTCGAGAGGAGGAGCTTGCCCTACGCAGAGAGGAACTGGAGATTCAGAGGA GTAAGATCGCTCTGGAGAGAGAACGCCTGGGAgctgagagaaaagagagggagcggAGATTTGAGCTTGAGAGCCAAGAGAGGCAGGTCATCCTGGATCTGCTAAAAGAGAAGGTGCTGAaaggctga
- the LOC125004577 gene encoding bMERB domain-containing protein 1-like isoform X8 yields MSISVNDDLYECTDVIRGVQEVCRVSEADVVSMADSTITVDDIEGELFKIERIRDVLVRRESELRYMMDDIQLCKEITRLKKELHKLVSVPDNDKSNEDRQKEEELLQQIHKLVETRDFLVDDVEFERLREKEEDKEMADFLKSKFPRNMKTGVPTRRATTRAQQTSSPFTKTGITLLKECCGFTCSIM; encoded by the exons ATGAGCATTTCTGTGAATGATGATTTGTATGAATGTACTGATGTGATAAGAGGGGTACAGGAAGTTTGCAGAGTCTCTG AGGCCGACGTGGTGTCCATGGCTGACTCCACCATCACTGTGGATGACATTGAGGGGGAGCTCTTTAAGATTGAGAGGATCAGGGATGTCCTGGTCAGGAGGGAGTCAGAGCTCAGATACAT GATGGATGACATTCAACTGTGTAAAGAGATTACTCGTCTGAAGAAGGAGCTGCACAAATTAGTGTCAGTACCAG ATAATGACAAGTCCAATGAGGATCGGCAGAAGGAAGAAGAACTTCTGCAGCAGATCCACAAACTGGTCGAGACAAGAGACTTCCTGGTGGACGATGTGGAGTTTGAACGACTCAG ggagaaagaagaagataaagaaatgGCAGATTTTCTGAAGTCCAAATTCCCAAGAAATATGAAGACAG GTGTACCAACCAGAAGGGCCACAACCAGGGCTCAGCAGACATCTTCACCTTTCACCAAGACGGGCATCACCCTCCTAAAGGAATGCTGTGGCTTCACGTGCTCCATCATGTAG
- the LOC125004577 gene encoding bMERB domain-containing protein 1-like isoform X6 has protein sequence MSISVNDDLYECTDVIRGVQEVCRVSEADVVSMADSTITVDDIEGELFKIERIRDVLVRRESELRYIRMDDIQLCKEITRLKKELHKLVSVPDNDKSNEDRQKEEELLQQIHKLVETRDFLVDDVEFERLREKEEDKEMADFLKSKFPRNMKTGVPTRRATTRAQQTSSPFTKTGITLLKECCGFTCSIM, from the exons ATGAGCATTTCTGTGAATGATGATTTGTATGAATGTACTGATGTGATAAGAGGGGTACAGGAAGTTTGCAGAGTCTCTG AGGCCGACGTGGTGTCCATGGCTGACTCCACCATCACTGTGGATGACATTGAGGGGGAGCTCTTTAAGATTGAGAGGATCAGGGATGTCCTGGTCAGGAGGGAGTCAGAGCTCAGATACAT CAGGATGGATGACATTCAACTGTGTAAAGAGATTACTCGTCTGAAGAAGGAGCTGCACAAATTAGTGTCAGTACCAG ATAATGACAAGTCCAATGAGGATCGGCAGAAGGAAGAAGAACTTCTGCAGCAGATCCACAAACTGGTCGAGACAAGAGACTTCCTGGTGGACGATGTGGAGTTTGAACGACTCAG ggagaaagaagaagataaagaaatgGCAGATTTTCTGAAGTCCAAATTCCCAAGAAATATGAAGACAG GTGTACCAACCAGAAGGGCCACAACCAGGGCTCAGCAGACATCTTCACCTTTCACCAAGACGGGCATCACCCTCCTAAAGGAATGCTGTGGCTTCACGTGCTCCATCATGTAG